A region of Esox lucius isolate fEsoLuc1 chromosome 3, fEsoLuc1.pri, whole genome shotgun sequence DNA encodes the following proteins:
- the LOC105028801 gene encoding prostaglandin G/H synthase 2 isoform X4: protein MKTLFKPAPNTVYYALTNYKGLWNIINKIPFLSNAIMSYVLTSRSHLVDSPPTYNADYGYKSWEAYSNLSYYTRTLPPVPKNCPTPMGTVGRSVLPDAKLVVEKVLLRKRFIPDPQGSNLMFAFFAQHFTHQFFKSDFKKGPAFTRALGHGVDLNHVYGDTLERQHKLRLFKDGKLKYQEVNGEVYPPSVREVGVQMHYPPHVAEEHRLAVGHEHFGLLPGLMMYATIWLREHNRVCDVLKREHPDWDDERIFQTTRLILIGETIKIVIEDYVQHLSGYHFKLKFNPELLFNQRFQYQNRIASEFNTLYHWHPLMPETFNIEENEYTYPEFVFNNSLVTKHGINNLVDSFSKQIAGRVAGGRNLPPTLVGVAAKSLEHSREMRYQTLNAYRKRFGMRPYTSFEDLTGETEMAAELENLYGDVDALELYPGLLVERPRHNAIFGETIVEMGSPYSLKGLMGNPICSPEYWMPSTFGGSVGFDIVNTASLERLVCNNVKGSCPTVSFKVPDFLRTFEKASVNNTETQPIDVNPGVLLKERTSEL, encoded by the exons ATGAAGACATTGTTTAAACCTGCTCCAAACACCGTCTACTACGCCCTTACTAACTACAAAGGGCTGTGGAACATCATTAACAAGATCCCATTTTTGAGTAACGCCATAATGAGCTATGTCCTGACAT CCCGCTCACATTTGGTGGACAGCCCACCAACTTACAATGCTGATTATGGCTACAAAAGCTGGGAGGCCTACTCCAATCTGTCGTACTACACACGAACCCTTCCCCCTGTGCCAAAGAACTGCCCTACTCCCATGGGAACCGTGG GAAGATCAGTGCTTCCAGACGCCAAGCTTGTGGTTGAGAAAGTTCTGTTAAGGAAGCGGTTCATTCCGGATCCACAGGGTTCCAATCTCATGTTTGCCTTCTTCGCCCAGCACTTCACCCACCAGTTCTTCAAATCAGATTTCAAGAAAGGACCAGCTTTCACCAGAGCCTTGGGCCACGGC GTGGACTTGAACCATGTGTACGGAGACACTCTGGAGAGGCAGCACAAACTGAGGCTGTTCAAGGACGGCAAGCTGAAGTACCAGGAGGTGAATGGGGAGGTCTACCCTCCGTCGGTACGGGAGGTGGGGGTCCAGATGCATTACCCGCCCCATGTGGCAGAGGAGCACCGCTTGGCCGTGGGCCACGAGCATTTTGGCCTCCTCCCAGGGCTCATGATGTATGCCACCATATGGCTGAGGGAGCACAACCGCGTCTGTGACGTCCTGAAGCGAGAGCATCCCGACTGGGACGACGAACGCATCTTCCAGACCACGCGCCTGATACTGATTG GAGAGACCATTAAAATTGTGATTGAGGACTACGTCCAGCACCTGAGTGGCTACCACTTCAAGCTCAAGTTCAACCCGGAACTCCTGTTCAACCAGCGCTTCCAGTATCAGAACCGGATCGCCTCGGAGTTCAATACCCTGTACCACTGGCACCCACTGATGCCCGAAACCTTCAATATTGAGGAAAACGAATACACCTACCCTGAGTTTGTCTTCAACAACTCCCTGGTGACCAAGCACGGCATCAACAACCTGGTGGATTCCTTCAGCAAGCAGATCGCTGGAAGG GTGGCCGGTGGGCGTAACCTGCCCCCGACGTTAGTTGGCGTGGCAGCCAAGTCCCTGGAACACAGCAGGGAGATGCGCTATCAGACCCTGAATGCCTACAGGAAACGCTTCGGCATGAGGCCCTACACCTCATTTGAAGACCTCACAG GAGAAACCGAAATGGCAGCAGAGCTGGAGAACCTGTACGGAGACGTGGATGCTCTAGAACTGTATCCAGGCCTTCTGGTTGAGCGGCCCAGACATAACGCAATTTTCGGGGAGACTATTGTTGAGATGGGCTCCCCTTACTCTCTGAAAGGTCTCATGGGAAACCCCATTTGCTCTCCAGAATACTGGATGCCAAGCACATTTGGAGGGAGTGTGGGCTTTGACATTGTCAACACTGCTTCCTTGGAGAGGCTGGTGTGCAATAATGTGAAGGGCTCTTGTCCAACAGTGTCCTTCAAGGTGCCGGATTTCCTCAGAACATTTGAGAAGGCGTCAGTCAACAATACTGAGACCCAGCCAATTGATGTGAACCCAGGGGTTCTGCTCAAAGAACGGACTTCAGAGCTTTAA
- the LOC105028801 gene encoding prostaglandin G/H synthase 2 isoform X1, translating to MVLIRPFQYYKWNRQRETCSGVVVSLNCDNIYIFLPDCDSTESFGMYTVSIILLLIFGIYLCEGVDPCCSQPCENRGLCNSKGFDDYECDCTRTGFYGKNCSTPEFLTWMKTLFKPAPNTVYYALTNYKGLWNIINKIPFLSNAIMSYVLTSRSHLVDSPPTYNADYGYKSWEAYSNLSYYTRTLPPVPKNCPTPMGTVGRSVLPDAKLVVEKVLLRKRFIPDPQGSNLMFAFFAQHFTHQFFKSDFKKGPAFTRALGHGVDLNHVYGDTLERQHKLRLFKDGKLKYQEVNGEVYPPSVREVGVQMHYPPHVAEEHRLAVGHEHFGLLPGLMMYATIWLREHNRVCDVLKREHPDWDDERIFQTTRLILIGETIKIVIEDYVQHLSGYHFKLKFNPELLFNQRFQYQNRIASEFNTLYHWHPLMPETFNIEENEYTYPEFVFNNSLVTKHGINNLVDSFSKQIAGRVAGGRNLPPTLVGVAAKSLEHSREMRYQTLNAYRKRFGMRPYTSFEDLTGETEMAAELENLYGDVDALELYPGLLVERPRHNAIFGETIVEMGSPYSLKGLMGNPICSPEYWMPSTFGGSVGFDIVNTASLERLVCNNVKGSCPTVSFKVPDFLRTFEKASVNNTETQPIDVNPGVLLKERTSEL from the exons ATGGTTCTGATCCGCCCCTTTCAGTACTATAAATGGAACAGGCAAAGGGAAACGTGTTCAGGAGTGGTCGTCAGCTTGAACTgcgataatatatatatattcctacCGGACTGCGATTCAACAGAATCTTTCGGAATGTATACAGTCAGTATTATTTTACTGTTGATCTTTGGGATCTATTTATGTGAAGGAG tggACCCTTGTTGTTCTCAGCCCTGTGAAAATAGGGGGTTATGTAATTCCAAAGGCTTTGACGACTATGAGTGCGACTGTACAAGAACGGGATTTTATGGAAAGAACTGCTCAACTC CTGAATTCCTAACGTGGATGAAGACATTGTTTAAACCTGCTCCAAACACCGTCTACTACGCCCTTACTAACTACAAAGGGCTGTGGAACATCATTAACAAGATCCCATTTTTGAGTAACGCCATAATGAGCTATGTCCTGACAT CCCGCTCACATTTGGTGGACAGCCCACCAACTTACAATGCTGATTATGGCTACAAAAGCTGGGAGGCCTACTCCAATCTGTCGTACTACACACGAACCCTTCCCCCTGTGCCAAAGAACTGCCCTACTCCCATGGGAACCGTGG GAAGATCAGTGCTTCCAGACGCCAAGCTTGTGGTTGAGAAAGTTCTGTTAAGGAAGCGGTTCATTCCGGATCCACAGGGTTCCAATCTCATGTTTGCCTTCTTCGCCCAGCACTTCACCCACCAGTTCTTCAAATCAGATTTCAAGAAAGGACCAGCTTTCACCAGAGCCTTGGGCCACGGC GTGGACTTGAACCATGTGTACGGAGACACTCTGGAGAGGCAGCACAAACTGAGGCTGTTCAAGGACGGCAAGCTGAAGTACCAGGAGGTGAATGGGGAGGTCTACCCTCCGTCGGTACGGGAGGTGGGGGTCCAGATGCATTACCCGCCCCATGTGGCAGAGGAGCACCGCTTGGCCGTGGGCCACGAGCATTTTGGCCTCCTCCCAGGGCTCATGATGTATGCCACCATATGGCTGAGGGAGCACAACCGCGTCTGTGACGTCCTGAAGCGAGAGCATCCCGACTGGGACGACGAACGCATCTTCCAGACCACGCGCCTGATACTGATTG GAGAGACCATTAAAATTGTGATTGAGGACTACGTCCAGCACCTGAGTGGCTACCACTTCAAGCTCAAGTTCAACCCGGAACTCCTGTTCAACCAGCGCTTCCAGTATCAGAACCGGATCGCCTCGGAGTTCAATACCCTGTACCACTGGCACCCACTGATGCCCGAAACCTTCAATATTGAGGAAAACGAATACACCTACCCTGAGTTTGTCTTCAACAACTCCCTGGTGACCAAGCACGGCATCAACAACCTGGTGGATTCCTTCAGCAAGCAGATCGCTGGAAGG GTGGCCGGTGGGCGTAACCTGCCCCCGACGTTAGTTGGCGTGGCAGCCAAGTCCCTGGAACACAGCAGGGAGATGCGCTATCAGACCCTGAATGCCTACAGGAAACGCTTCGGCATGAGGCCCTACACCTCATTTGAAGACCTCACAG GAGAAACCGAAATGGCAGCAGAGCTGGAGAACCTGTACGGAGACGTGGATGCTCTAGAACTGTATCCAGGCCTTCTGGTTGAGCGGCCCAGACATAACGCAATTTTCGGGGAGACTATTGTTGAGATGGGCTCCCCTTACTCTCTGAAAGGTCTCATGGGAAACCCCATTTGCTCTCCAGAATACTGGATGCCAAGCACATTTGGAGGGAGTGTGGGCTTTGACATTGTCAACACTGCTTCCTTGGAGAGGCTGGTGTGCAATAATGTGAAGGGCTCTTGTCCAACAGTGTCCTTCAAGGTGCCGGATTTCCTCAGAACATTTGAGAAGGCGTCAGTCAACAATACTGAGACCCAGCCAATTGATGTGAACCCAGGGGTTCTGCTCAAAGAACGGACTTCAGAGCTTTAA
- the LOC105028801 gene encoding prostaglandin G/H synthase 2 isoform X3 gives MDPCCSQPCENRGLCNSKGFDDYECDCTRTGFYGKNCSTPEFLTWMKTLFKPAPNTVYYALTNYKGLWNIINKIPFLSNAIMSYVLTSRSHLVDSPPTYNADYGYKSWEAYSNLSYYTRTLPPVPKNCPTPMGTVGRSVLPDAKLVVEKVLLRKRFIPDPQGSNLMFAFFAQHFTHQFFKSDFKKGPAFTRALGHGVDLNHVYGDTLERQHKLRLFKDGKLKYQEVNGEVYPPSVREVGVQMHYPPHVAEEHRLAVGHEHFGLLPGLMMYATIWLREHNRVCDVLKREHPDWDDERIFQTTRLILIGETIKIVIEDYVQHLSGYHFKLKFNPELLFNQRFQYQNRIASEFNTLYHWHPLMPETFNIEENEYTYPEFVFNNSLVTKHGINNLVDSFSKQIAGRVAGGRNLPPTLVGVAAKSLEHSREMRYQTLNAYRKRFGMRPYTSFEDLTGETEMAAELENLYGDVDALELYPGLLVERPRHNAIFGETIVEMGSPYSLKGLMGNPICSPEYWMPSTFGGSVGFDIVNTASLERLVCNNVKGSCPTVSFKVPDFLRTFEKASVNNTETQPIDVNPGVLLKERTSEL, from the exons A tggACCCTTGTTGTTCTCAGCCCTGTGAAAATAGGGGGTTATGTAATTCCAAAGGCTTTGACGACTATGAGTGCGACTGTACAAGAACGGGATTTTATGGAAAGAACTGCTCAACTC CTGAATTCCTAACGTGGATGAAGACATTGTTTAAACCTGCTCCAAACACCGTCTACTACGCCCTTACTAACTACAAAGGGCTGTGGAACATCATTAACAAGATCCCATTTTTGAGTAACGCCATAATGAGCTATGTCCTGACAT CCCGCTCACATTTGGTGGACAGCCCACCAACTTACAATGCTGATTATGGCTACAAAAGCTGGGAGGCCTACTCCAATCTGTCGTACTACACACGAACCCTTCCCCCTGTGCCAAAGAACTGCCCTACTCCCATGGGAACCGTGG GAAGATCAGTGCTTCCAGACGCCAAGCTTGTGGTTGAGAAAGTTCTGTTAAGGAAGCGGTTCATTCCGGATCCACAGGGTTCCAATCTCATGTTTGCCTTCTTCGCCCAGCACTTCACCCACCAGTTCTTCAAATCAGATTTCAAGAAAGGACCAGCTTTCACCAGAGCCTTGGGCCACGGC GTGGACTTGAACCATGTGTACGGAGACACTCTGGAGAGGCAGCACAAACTGAGGCTGTTCAAGGACGGCAAGCTGAAGTACCAGGAGGTGAATGGGGAGGTCTACCCTCCGTCGGTACGGGAGGTGGGGGTCCAGATGCATTACCCGCCCCATGTGGCAGAGGAGCACCGCTTGGCCGTGGGCCACGAGCATTTTGGCCTCCTCCCAGGGCTCATGATGTATGCCACCATATGGCTGAGGGAGCACAACCGCGTCTGTGACGTCCTGAAGCGAGAGCATCCCGACTGGGACGACGAACGCATCTTCCAGACCACGCGCCTGATACTGATTG GAGAGACCATTAAAATTGTGATTGAGGACTACGTCCAGCACCTGAGTGGCTACCACTTCAAGCTCAAGTTCAACCCGGAACTCCTGTTCAACCAGCGCTTCCAGTATCAGAACCGGATCGCCTCGGAGTTCAATACCCTGTACCACTGGCACCCACTGATGCCCGAAACCTTCAATATTGAGGAAAACGAATACACCTACCCTGAGTTTGTCTTCAACAACTCCCTGGTGACCAAGCACGGCATCAACAACCTGGTGGATTCCTTCAGCAAGCAGATCGCTGGAAGG GTGGCCGGTGGGCGTAACCTGCCCCCGACGTTAGTTGGCGTGGCAGCCAAGTCCCTGGAACACAGCAGGGAGATGCGCTATCAGACCCTGAATGCCTACAGGAAACGCTTCGGCATGAGGCCCTACACCTCATTTGAAGACCTCACAG GAGAAACCGAAATGGCAGCAGAGCTGGAGAACCTGTACGGAGACGTGGATGCTCTAGAACTGTATCCAGGCCTTCTGGTTGAGCGGCCCAGACATAACGCAATTTTCGGGGAGACTATTGTTGAGATGGGCTCCCCTTACTCTCTGAAAGGTCTCATGGGAAACCCCATTTGCTCTCCAGAATACTGGATGCCAAGCACATTTGGAGGGAGTGTGGGCTTTGACATTGTCAACACTGCTTCCTTGGAGAGGCTGGTGTGCAATAATGTGAAGGGCTCTTGTCCAACAGTGTCCTTCAAGGTGCCGGATTTCCTCAGAACATTTGAGAAGGCGTCAGTCAACAATACTGAGACCCAGCCAATTGATGTGAACCCAGGGGTTCTGCTCAAAGAACGGACTTCAGAGCTTTAA
- the LOC105028801 gene encoding prostaglandin G/H synthase 2 isoform X2, whose protein sequence is MQEDSQRLRLLANSVFHYQVDPCCSQPCENRGLCNSKGFDDYECDCTRTGFYGKNCSTPEFLTWMKTLFKPAPNTVYYALTNYKGLWNIINKIPFLSNAIMSYVLTSRSHLVDSPPTYNADYGYKSWEAYSNLSYYTRTLPPVPKNCPTPMGTVGRSVLPDAKLVVEKVLLRKRFIPDPQGSNLMFAFFAQHFTHQFFKSDFKKGPAFTRALGHGVDLNHVYGDTLERQHKLRLFKDGKLKYQEVNGEVYPPSVREVGVQMHYPPHVAEEHRLAVGHEHFGLLPGLMMYATIWLREHNRVCDVLKREHPDWDDERIFQTTRLILIGETIKIVIEDYVQHLSGYHFKLKFNPELLFNQRFQYQNRIASEFNTLYHWHPLMPETFNIEENEYTYPEFVFNNSLVTKHGINNLVDSFSKQIAGRVAGGRNLPPTLVGVAAKSLEHSREMRYQTLNAYRKRFGMRPYTSFEDLTGETEMAAELENLYGDVDALELYPGLLVERPRHNAIFGETIVEMGSPYSLKGLMGNPICSPEYWMPSTFGGSVGFDIVNTASLERLVCNNVKGSCPTVSFKVPDFLRTFEKASVNNTETQPIDVNPGVLLKERTSEL, encoded by the exons tggACCCTTGTTGTTCTCAGCCCTGTGAAAATAGGGGGTTATGTAATTCCAAAGGCTTTGACGACTATGAGTGCGACTGTACAAGAACGGGATTTTATGGAAAGAACTGCTCAACTC CTGAATTCCTAACGTGGATGAAGACATTGTTTAAACCTGCTCCAAACACCGTCTACTACGCCCTTACTAACTACAAAGGGCTGTGGAACATCATTAACAAGATCCCATTTTTGAGTAACGCCATAATGAGCTATGTCCTGACAT CCCGCTCACATTTGGTGGACAGCCCACCAACTTACAATGCTGATTATGGCTACAAAAGCTGGGAGGCCTACTCCAATCTGTCGTACTACACACGAACCCTTCCCCCTGTGCCAAAGAACTGCCCTACTCCCATGGGAACCGTGG GAAGATCAGTGCTTCCAGACGCCAAGCTTGTGGTTGAGAAAGTTCTGTTAAGGAAGCGGTTCATTCCGGATCCACAGGGTTCCAATCTCATGTTTGCCTTCTTCGCCCAGCACTTCACCCACCAGTTCTTCAAATCAGATTTCAAGAAAGGACCAGCTTTCACCAGAGCCTTGGGCCACGGC GTGGACTTGAACCATGTGTACGGAGACACTCTGGAGAGGCAGCACAAACTGAGGCTGTTCAAGGACGGCAAGCTGAAGTACCAGGAGGTGAATGGGGAGGTCTACCCTCCGTCGGTACGGGAGGTGGGGGTCCAGATGCATTACCCGCCCCATGTGGCAGAGGAGCACCGCTTGGCCGTGGGCCACGAGCATTTTGGCCTCCTCCCAGGGCTCATGATGTATGCCACCATATGGCTGAGGGAGCACAACCGCGTCTGTGACGTCCTGAAGCGAGAGCATCCCGACTGGGACGACGAACGCATCTTCCAGACCACGCGCCTGATACTGATTG GAGAGACCATTAAAATTGTGATTGAGGACTACGTCCAGCACCTGAGTGGCTACCACTTCAAGCTCAAGTTCAACCCGGAACTCCTGTTCAACCAGCGCTTCCAGTATCAGAACCGGATCGCCTCGGAGTTCAATACCCTGTACCACTGGCACCCACTGATGCCCGAAACCTTCAATATTGAGGAAAACGAATACACCTACCCTGAGTTTGTCTTCAACAACTCCCTGGTGACCAAGCACGGCATCAACAACCTGGTGGATTCCTTCAGCAAGCAGATCGCTGGAAGG GTGGCCGGTGGGCGTAACCTGCCCCCGACGTTAGTTGGCGTGGCAGCCAAGTCCCTGGAACACAGCAGGGAGATGCGCTATCAGACCCTGAATGCCTACAGGAAACGCTTCGGCATGAGGCCCTACACCTCATTTGAAGACCTCACAG GAGAAACCGAAATGGCAGCAGAGCTGGAGAACCTGTACGGAGACGTGGATGCTCTAGAACTGTATCCAGGCCTTCTGGTTGAGCGGCCCAGACATAACGCAATTTTCGGGGAGACTATTGTTGAGATGGGCTCCCCTTACTCTCTGAAAGGTCTCATGGGAAACCCCATTTGCTCTCCAGAATACTGGATGCCAAGCACATTTGGAGGGAGTGTGGGCTTTGACATTGTCAACACTGCTTCCTTGGAGAGGCTGGTGTGCAATAATGTGAAGGGCTCTTGTCCAACAGTGTCCTTCAAGGTGCCGGATTTCCTCAGAACATTTGAGAAGGCGTCAGTCAACAATACTGAGACCCAGCCAATTGATGTGAACCCAGGGGTTCTGCTCAAAGAACGGACTTCAGAGCTTTAA